A stretch of DNA from Staphylococcus sp. KG4-3:
ATTATATCTATTGTCTTTGCATACATGTTCAAATGGTTCGGCCTAATTGATGATGTTTTACTAATGGTTATTATTATATCTACGATTTCATTAGGTGTCGTTGTACCAACATTAAAAGAAATGAATATCATGCGTACGACAATTGGACAATTTATCTTGTTAGTCGCTGTACTAGCAGACTTAGTAACAATGATCTTATTAACAGCATATGGTACGTTTCATGCTTCAGGCAATACATCATTGTGGTTAATCGGTAGTTTAGTGGTATTTACAATTGTTTTTTACTTTTTAGGTGGTTTCTTCAAGAAAGCACAATTCTTACAAAAATTAATGGATGGTACTACTCAAATCGGCATACGTGCTGTGTTCGCACTTATCTTATTGTTAGTAGCTTTAGCTGAAGGTGTTGGTGCAGAAAATATTTTAGGCGCATTTTTAGCAGGAGTTGTAGTTTCTCTTCTTAATCCAGATGAGGATATGGTTGAAAAGTTAGATTCGTTTGGATATGGATTCTTTATTCCAATCTTCTTTATCATGGTTGGTGTAGATTTAAATATCCCAGAGTTGATTAAGGAACCAGCATTATTGCTGATTATCCCGTTTTTAATATTAGCTTTTCTAATATCTAAACTGATACCAGTATTTTATATACGTAGATGGTTTGATATGAAAACTACAATTTCTTCTGCATTTTTACTAACATCTACATTATCATTAGTAATTGCTTCTGCTAAAATTGCAGAACAACTTGGTACAATTTCATCAGAGATATCTGGTATTTTGATATTAAGTGCCGTTATTACTTGTGTATTTGTACCAATTATCTTTAAGAAAATGTTCCCGATACCAGACGAAGCGACAAGACAAATTGAAGTAAGTTTGATAGGAAAGAACCAACTAACCATCCCAATTGCTCAAAATTTATCTTCACAACTTTATCAAGTTTCTCTTTATTATCGAAATGATTTAAGTGACAAACGTAAATTATCTGATGCAATTTCAATGATTGAAATTGCAGATTATGAAGAAGGGTTACTTGAGCGTCTTGGTTTATTTGAGCGTAATATTGTTGTATGTTCGACAAACGATGACGATATTAATCGTAAAGTAGCATTAATGGCAAAAGCTCATGGTGTAAAACGAGTTATTTGTAGGTTAGAATCTAGTTCTAATGACGAGACTCTTCAAAGAGAAGGTATTGAAGTGTTTAGTAGTTATATGAGTAATAAGATTTTATTAAAAGGCTTAATAGAAACACCTAATATGCTTAACTTGTTAAGTAATGTCGAAACGTCATTGTATGAAATTGCGATGTTAAATCATCAATATGACCAGATTCAACTACGTAATTTCCCATTCGGTGGGGATATTATCTTTGTTCGTATTATTAGAAATAATGAATCTATTGTCCCACATGGCGATACTCAGCTCCGTTACAGAGACCGCGTTATTGTTACAGGTTCTAAAGAATACGTTGACGAATTGAAACGTGAATTAGAGTTTTATTATTAAATTGCTTATGACAGTAAATGATACTCTAACCTCATATCATCTAACTAATCATATATTTAAAAACGAAGGCTGAGGCATATTATAAAGTAATGCCTTAGCCTTCGCTATATTAAAACAAGATAAAAAGTAGTATTTTTTGATACTCCTTGTAAAATTCAATATAAACGTACGTTCGAATCTTTTTATAATACTCCTTATAGGATAATTATTTCACTTTAGATATGTAAACGCATAAAAAGTTCAATTGATATTAAAATAAATTGTTTATTCATTATAACCAATGTTAAAATAAAGGATGTTGATATTGGTATCGAGTAAAAAAGCATATATCTGTGTCATCTGAATTCGAACCAGTTAAAAAATGAAAATTTAAATAAAGGAGCTATTTTCATGTTAAATTTAGAAAATAAAACTTTCGTCATTATGGGTATTGCAAACAAACGTAGTATTGGTTTTGGCGTAGCTAAAGTATTGGACCAACTTGGTGCAAAATTAGTATTTACATACCGTAAAGACCGTAGTAAAAAAGAATTAGAAAAATTAGTTGAACAATTAAATCAAGAAACGCATCATATGTATCAAATTGATGTTCAAAGTGATGAAGATGTAGTAAATGGTTTTGCTAAAATTGGAGAAGAAGTTGGCAATATAGATGGTGTTTACCATTCAATTGCATTTGCAAATATGGAAGATTTACGTGGTCGCTTTATTGATACATCACGAGATGGTTTCTTATTAGCACAAGATATTAGTTCTTATTCATTAACACTTGTATCACGTGAAGCTAAAAAACTTATGCCTGAAGGTGGAAGTATTGTAGCTACAACTTACTTAGGCGGCGAATTCGCAGTTCAAAATTATAATGTGATGGGTGTTGCGAAAGCAAGTTTAGAGGCAAATGTTCGTTATTTAGCATTAGATTTAGGACAAGAAAATATCCGTGTTAACGCGATTTCAGCTGGACCTATCCGTACATTGAGTGCAAAAGGTGTAGGCGGATTTAATTCAATTTTGAATGAAATCACAGAACGTGCACCGTTAAAACGTAATGTCGATCAAGAAGAAGTTGGTAAAACTGCAGCTTATTTATTAAGTGATTTTTCAAGCGGTGTTACCGGAGAAAATATTCATGTAGATAGCGGTTATCATATCGTTAAATAATATTGTAAAACCTCAAAATAAATATCACATTGTCTAATTTATATATTATAATATTGGCTAGTGATTTGCGGGAACTTCTGCGGAAAGAGCGCTAGTCGAACACTATAGGTTAAGTCAGTATTCGCAGAAAACGTGCAAAAAAACTGCCAACAAAGTCGGGAACTTTGTCGGCGGTCTGAAACCTCTGATACTTGGTATTAGAGGTTTTTTGTATTGATAAATTGAAATCGGGACATGCATTTATTACGACCTCAATATATAAAATTAAAGCACCTAGACAAATTGACTAGGCGCTTTAATAAATGTGTCTAAATTTAAACACTGATATAGTATCTAAGCTATTTTTTTAGCTATCTTTTAACATCACTATTAGCTTTTTCGATAATTTGTTGTCGATATTGGAAAACATTACGTACAATTGTTTTTATTACTGCGTAAAGTGGGACAGCTACAAGTATTAGGCCAAAGCCACCGAGATTACCAGCAGCTAAGATGACAACAATTATTGTTAGTGGGTGAATATTTAAAGATTTACCCATAACATTTGGTGTAATAACGTTACCTTCTAATTGCTGAGCAACTAATGTGATAATACATACCCATATAAATGTAGTTGGACTTTGAATAATTCCGATAATGGCTGCTGGAGCAAATGCCATCCATGGACCAAGGAATGGAATCATATTAGCTACACAGGCAAACATAACTAATAATAATGTGTAATTCAAACCAATAATTGAATAACCGATATATAAGATAATACCTAAAATAATACTAACTGTTACTTGACCTTGAATATAAGACTGTACTGTATGATTTAAATCTTTTAATAAATCAACAATAAAAACTTTTCTATCACCTTTAAATAGTTTAGCAATAAAAGGTATAAAACGTTCATGGTCTTTTAACATATAGATTAAGAAAAATGGCACCATAATAAGTAAAAATAGTGTTGAGATAAATGAAGTTAAATAACTAAATGAATTAGATAATATATCTGCAGTACTATCACTCATAGATTGAACCATTTTATTTATTCTATCTGTTACATCAGCAGGTAATCTCTCCATTTGATCTAAAGCAAAATTGATAATATATTGAATTTCATGTTGTAATGCTGGGATTTGATTGATTAAATTTTCAATTTGTTCTGCAATAGGTGGTGCGATAAACCTAATAATGACACCGATAATGATAAATAAAGCGATAAAGATAATTGTAATACTAGCCCAACGTGGGACTTTATTTTTTTCTAGTATTTTTTGAAAAGGTAAGCAAATATAGAACAAGAAGCCACTTAATAACAATGGTAATAATACAGATTGAATAATAATTACAAAAGGTACAAACACACTATGGACTTCCATGACTAATTTGATTAATAAAAACAGGATTAATAAGGCAATACCTGTTCTAAACCAAACCTTATTTAGCATAGGACAGTTCCTCCTAAATTCTTTTTTAAGTACTATTTAGTATATCTCAAATAAACAAAGAACAAAAGATGAAAATTGAATTCAATAATTTCTGTGGTGCAATTATAAAAAAGTAGAAAGTTATATCTATAAAATAGGCTAATTTGTGATGAATAGTGTAAAACTATTTATCTATAAGAATAAAGTGATCTGAAATATTTAATATAAATTTTGTAATATAATATATAAATTGTGAAAAATATAACTTAATGAATACGTTGCGCGGAATATTATATATGTGTATAATAATGAAAAATATATCATTTCACATGATGGTACAACAAGGGGGATACGTTATGTTAGAGGGGTTACTTACGTGGTTGTATGATATCGTTTGGAGCAAACCTTTGGTTTATGGTTTATTGCTTACAGGAATATTATTTTCATTTATGATGCGCTTTTTCCAAATTAGGCATTTTAAAGAAATGATACGCCTAATGTTTCAAGG
This window harbors:
- a CDS encoding monovalent cation:proton antiporter family protein, whose product is MEFVSLVVVVLAAFLTPIIVNRLRITFLPIVVAEILMGIIIGHSFLNLVERDSILNILSTLGFIFLMFLSGLEIDFKAFKRDKSSTKKEEKVKKQEPGHLQLAIVVFMFIMIISIVFAYMFKWFGLIDDVLLMVIIISTISLGVVVPTLKEMNIMRTTIGQFILLVAVLADLVTMILLTAYGTFHASGNTSLWLIGSLVVFTIVFYFLGGFFKKAQFLQKLMDGTTQIGIRAVFALILLLVALAEGVGAENILGAFLAGVVVSLLNPDEDMVEKLDSFGYGFFIPIFFIMVGVDLNIPELIKEPALLLIIPFLILAFLISKLIPVFYIRRWFDMKTTISSAFLLTSTLSLVIASAKIAEQLGTISSEISGILILSAVITCVFVPIIFKKMFPIPDEATRQIEVSLIGKNQLTIPIAQNLSSQLYQVSLYYRNDLSDKRKLSDAISMIEIADYEEGLLERLGLFERNIVVCSTNDDDINRKVALMAKAHGVKRVICRLESSSNDETLQREGIEVFSSYMSNKILLKGLIETPNMLNLLSNVETSLYEIAMLNHQYDQIQLRNFPFGGDIIFVRIIRNNESIVPHGDTQLRYRDRVIVTGSKEYVDELKRELEFYY
- the fabI gene encoding enoyl-ACP reductase FabI encodes the protein MLNLENKTFVIMGIANKRSIGFGVAKVLDQLGAKLVFTYRKDRSKKELEKLVEQLNQETHHMYQIDVQSDEDVVNGFAKIGEEVGNIDGVYHSIAFANMEDLRGRFIDTSRDGFLLAQDISSYSLTLVSREAKKLMPEGGSIVATTYLGGEFAVQNYNVMGVAKASLEANVRYLALDLGQENIRVNAISAGPIRTLSAKGVGGFNSILNEITERAPLKRNVDQEEVGKTAAYLLSDFSSGVTGENIHVDSGYHIVK
- the cozEa gene encoding lipoteichoic acid biosynthesis protein CozEa, with the translated sequence MLNKVWFRTGIALLILFLLIKLVMEVHSVFVPFVIIIQSVLLPLLLSGFLFYICLPFQKILEKNKVPRWASITIIFIALFIIIGVIIRFIAPPIAEQIENLINQIPALQHEIQYIINFALDQMERLPADVTDRINKMVQSMSDSTADILSNSFSYLTSFISTLFLLIMVPFFLIYMLKDHERFIPFIAKLFKGDRKVFIVDLLKDLNHTVQSYIQGQVTVSIILGIILYIGYSIIGLNYTLLLVMFACVANMIPFLGPWMAFAPAAIIGIIQSPTTFIWVCIITLVAQQLEGNVITPNVMGKSLNIHPLTIIVVILAAGNLGGFGLILVAVPLYAVIKTIVRNVFQYRQQIIEKANSDVKR